The Oncorhynchus tshawytscha isolate Ot180627B linkage group LG08, Otsh_v2.0, whole genome shotgun sequence genome window below encodes:
- the LOC112256788 gene encoding stathmin-4 isoform X1, protein MTLAAYRDKMRELPLASIFCSCILHEPKEKPTKKEGVVDLNLCIIRDMEVIELNKRRSGQAFEVILKPPSFDGGPNTLAITPPRREPSLEEIQRKLDAAEERRKCQEAELLKHLAEKREHEREVAQKALEEHNSFIRLAKERLELRMEHNKEKREAHLAAMLERLQEKDKHAVEVRKNREHKEESG, encoded by the exons ATGACTCTtgcag CATACAGAGACAAGATGCGGGAGCTCCCTCTAGCGTCCATCTTCTGTTCCTGCATCCTACATGAACCCAAAGAAAAGCCCACCAAGAAAGAAG GTGTGGTGGACCTGAACCTGTGCATCATCAGGGATATGGAGGTGATTGAGCTGAACAAGAGAAGGTCCGGCCAGGCCTTCGAGGTCATCCTGAAGCCACCCTCATTCGACGGGGGTCCGAACACCCTCGCCATCACACCCCCACGCAGGGAGCCCTCCCTGGAGGAGATCCAGAGGAAGCTGGACGccgcagaggagaggagaaag TGCCAGGAGGCTGAGCTGCTGAAGCACTTGGCAGAAAAGCGGGAACATGAGCGCGAGGTGGCCCAGAAGGCCCTGGAGGAACACAACAGCTTCATCCGGCTGGCCAAGGAGCGGCTGGAGCTGCGCATGGAGCACAACAAGGAGAAACGGGAGGCACACCTGGCCGCCATGCTGGAACGCCTGCAGGAGAAG GACAAGCACGCTGTGGAGGTGAGGAAAAACAGAGAGCACAAGGAggagagcgggtag
- the LOC112256788 gene encoding stathmin-4 isoform X2: MTLAAYRDKMRELPLASIFCSCILHEPKEKPTKKEGVVDLNLCIIRDMEVIELNKRRSGQAFEVILKPPSFDGGPNTLAITPPRREPSLEEIQRKLDAAEERRKCQEAELLKHLAEKREHEREVAQKALEEHNSFIRLAKERLELRMEHNKEKREAHLAAMLERLQEKDKHAVEVS; this comes from the exons ATGACTCTtgcag CATACAGAGACAAGATGCGGGAGCTCCCTCTAGCGTCCATCTTCTGTTCCTGCATCCTACATGAACCCAAAGAAAAGCCCACCAAGAAAGAAG GTGTGGTGGACCTGAACCTGTGCATCATCAGGGATATGGAGGTGATTGAGCTGAACAAGAGAAGGTCCGGCCAGGCCTTCGAGGTCATCCTGAAGCCACCCTCATTCGACGGGGGTCCGAACACCCTCGCCATCACACCCCCACGCAGGGAGCCCTCCCTGGAGGAGATCCAGAGGAAGCTGGACGccgcagaggagaggagaaag TGCCAGGAGGCTGAGCTGCTGAAGCACTTGGCAGAAAAGCGGGAACATGAGCGCGAGGTGGCCCAGAAGGCCCTGGAGGAACACAACAGCTTCATCCGGCTGGCCAAGGAGCGGCTGGAGCTGCGCATGGAGCACAACAAGGAGAAACGGGAGGCACACCTGGCCGCCATGCTGGAACGCCTGCAGGAGAAG GACAAGCACGCTGTGGAG GTGTCATGA